One window of Candidatus Tokpelaia hoelldoblerii genomic DNA carries:
- a CDS encoding Hypothetical protein (bhsal06220), whose amino-acid sequence MDDYERFAARLLIVFSAVIIGGLMAMHITVYSKAGFLFALSAAVFGWFSAFAVLFDKPRVYFWLIVVAVLCVGASIGVYVR is encoded by the coding sequence ATGGATGATTATGAGAGATTTGCTGCCCGTTTGCTGATTGTTTTCAGTGCGGTGATTATCGGTGGCCTGATGGCCATGCATATTACGGTTTATAGCAAGGCCGGTTTTCTGTTTGCGCTTTCAGCCGCGGTATTTGGCTGGTTTTCGGCTTTTGCGGTCTTGTTTGACAAGCCGCGTGTTTATTTCTGGCTGATTGTGGTGGCAGTGCTGTGTGTTGGCGCTTCAATAGGGGTTTATGTGCGCTGA
- a CDS encoding Ribose/Galactose Isomerase (bhsal06230), with amino-acid sequence MKIAIGSDHAGYALKQLIVEHLEQQGYSVNDIGTHSTESTDYPQYGRAAAEEIVSGRADRGILICGTGVGISIAANKVAGIRAVVCSDPLTAELSVRHNNTNILALGARIVGDELAKYLVDHWLQAKFEGGRHLRRVREIEPEHGK; translated from the coding sequence ATGAAAATTGCAATTGGTTCAGATCATGCCGGATATGCGCTCAAGCAGCTTATTGTCGAGCATCTTGAGCAGCAGGGGTATTCTGTCAATGATATCGGAACGCATAGTACGGAAAGCACTGACTATCCCCAATATGGCCGTGCTGCCGCGGAAGAAATTGTATCCGGCAGAGCGGACAGGGGCATATTGATTTGCGGTACAGGGGTCGGCATTTCCATCGCTGCCAACAAGGTTGCCGGTATTCGTGCTGTCGTGTGCAGTGATCCACTGACGGCTGAACTATCAGTGCGGCATAATAACACCAATATTCTGGCGCTGGGAGCGCGTATTGTCGGCGATGAACTGGCAAAATATCTGGTTGATCATTGGTTGCAAGCAAAATTTGAAGGCGGGCGGCATCTGCGGCGTGTCCGGGAGATTGAGCCGGAGCATGGAAAATAA
- a CDS encoding Hypothetical protein (bhsal06240) produces MKRLAFPGVVAIFLSGCLTKEVHLYPISDEGMSTHLIRLRASGLEGASGALTGTLPNGVVCHGKWASTVSTSNEIMAHYKSNARNGLATMLTQRRSVVPKINPGQAFLSCSDGTMIDIEFVTGTAKGGYGEARDNKGNVYRVII; encoded by the coding sequence ATGAAAAGATTGGCGTTTCCGGGGGTGGTTGCTATTTTCCTGTCAGGATGTTTGACAAAGGAAGTTCATTTATATCCGATCTCAGATGAGGGGATGTCGACACATCTTATTCGCCTTAGGGCAAGCGGCCTTGAGGGGGCCTCGGGTGCTTTAACAGGTACATTGCCGAATGGAGTGGTCTGCCATGGTAAATGGGCGTCGACAGTGTCAACCTCAAATGAAATCATGGCGCATTACAAGTCGAATGCCAGGAATGGTTTGGCAACAATGTTAACGCAAAGAAGGAGCGTTGTGCCAAAGATAAATCCCGGGCAAGCATTTTTAAGCTGTAGTGACGGGACAATGATTGACATTGAGTTTGTTACTGGCACGGCCAAAGGCGGCTATGGTGAAGCCCGTGATAACAAGGGTAATGTTTACCGCGTGATCATCTGA
- a CDS encoding Hypothetical protein (bhsal06250) produces MIKSLHTYKGGIWSVIAVILAVIFTTLTIDPAAAQQKRRSLFDVLFGRKQPRITQPVRPHQQRRVIIRQGQQQQIYGTQPMQSRQRPAAAPKNPTAKRIVIVGDFVAGALADGLTDMYKDNPEMNVISRTEGSSGLVRDDYYNWPIKISDIIARDKPDVIVLVIGANDRQSMRLANKNFDVSSPEWASNYQGRINALALKLQQSGAQWLWVGLPSFKQKILSDSFVSFNALYKQATEKSGGHFIDIWSGFVDDNGHFALSGYDSNGQTARLRNNDGISFTIAGKHKLAFYADQLIAPLLANQISASGGMASIPIVGTSARRDIRHIAPTGLWDISPAASSLYGAQPASGKPHNNTGFYPQSGRADDFRSMPDGEETR; encoded by the coding sequence ATGATCAAAAGCCTGCATACATATAAAGGGGGTATCTGGAGCGTCATTGCCGTTATACTTGCCGTGATTTTTACCACACTCACGATTGACCCGGCTGCCGCACAACAAAAGCGGCGTTCGCTCTTTGATGTTTTATTCGGGCGCAAACAACCCCGAATCACACAACCTGTCCGGCCGCACCAACAGCGCCGCGTCATCATCCGTCAGGGGCAGCAACAGCAAATCTATGGCACACAGCCTATGCAATCCAGGCAGCGGCCTGCGGCCGCACCCAAAAATCCCACGGCAAAACGCATTGTCATTGTCGGTGATTTTGTCGCCGGCGCTTTGGCGGACGGCTTGACAGATATGTACAAAGACAATCCTGAAATGAATGTTATCAGCCGGACAGAAGGCTCTTCCGGTCTTGTGCGCGATGATTATTACAACTGGCCGATCAAGATTTCTGATATTATCGCCAGAGACAAACCCGATGTTATTGTTCTGGTGATTGGCGCCAATGACCGGCAGAGTATGAGGCTCGCCAATAAAAATTTTGACGTTTCCTCCCCCGAATGGGCAAGCAATTACCAGGGCCGTATCAACGCTCTGGCCCTTAAACTGCAACAAAGCGGCGCGCAATGGCTCTGGGTCGGCCTGCCGTCCTTTAAACAAAAAATTCTGTCAGACAGTTTTGTTTCCTTCAACGCCTTATATAAACAGGCGACAGAAAAATCCGGTGGACATTTTATCGATATCTGGAGCGGCTTTGTTGATGACAACGGCCATTTTGCCCTTTCCGGTTATGACAGTAACGGGCAGACAGCACGCCTGCGCAATAATGACGGCATCAGCTTTACCATCGCCGGTAAACACAAACTGGCATTTTATGCTGACCAGCTTATCGCCCCGCTTCTTGCCAACCAGATATCCGCCAGTGGCGGTATGGCCAGCATACCCATTGTAGGCACAAGCGCACGGCGCGACATCAGGCATATTGCCCCCACCGGCCTTTGGGACATCTCCCCTGCCGCAAGCAGCCTTTATGGTGCGCAGCCCGCCTCCGGAAAGCCACATAACAACACCGGTTTTTACCCGCAATCCGGTCGTGCAGATGATTTCAGATCAATGCCGGATGGAGAGGAGACCAGGTAA
- a CDS encoding Amidohydrolase (bhsal06210) → MLKRLNIALAAVAITAGTMTAAQAADDIDVIVLNADIRTVDAAKPRAEALAVKDGKFIAVGSSAYIKSLGGEKTRIIDAGGRTLIPGIADAHTHLLGGADLLRGVDLYGLKDISSWQAAIKKRAAELPEGAWLVGGRWEGIIHMPTKEELDSVVPDRPVALLDLDSHTLWVNSKVLELTGITAKTKAPAGGEIVRDSKGEPTGVLKESAMGLVFDHAAFAKTKTSKAADYEQLARHFNSVGVTSVHDMWDNLGEYEDAWKNSKNTLRVWFGLLDIAGDREVRRADFTALAAQQKRINKEAAEREAREAVGPKFRFGYLKYFSDGALSGYTAALKQPYADREDGFAGQPVQTQAHLNAVVTEANRAGFPVAIHAIGDKGVDMALDAFAQSPYRDGKLNRIEHIEVASKEILTRFGREGVVAAMMPDHAMDGDFQEKRLGEARLPDSYAWQAILSNGGLLVFGTDWPTAKESPLLQLGDAVLRIRNGKTWYGENALTFDEALYAYTQAPAIVAGWEKELGSISVGKWADFVILQGKVQDNPMTDIRDWKVDQTWFAGQKVFDRLQ, encoded by the coding sequence ATGCTTAAACGTTTAAATATTGCGCTGGCCGCTGTGGCAATAACTGCAGGGACCATGACAGCGGCCCAGGCGGCAGATGACATTGATGTCATTGTGTTGAATGCTGATATCAGGACGGTTGATGCTGCCAAGCCGCGGGCAGAGGCGCTTGCTGTCAAGGATGGGAAATTTATTGCTGTTGGCAGCAGCGCTTATATCAAAAGCCTGGGCGGGGAAAAAACAAGGATCATTGATGCCGGTGGGCGAACGCTGATCCCGGGCATTGCCGATGCGCATACACATTTGCTTGGCGGTGCTGATTTGTTGCGGGGCGTTGATCTGTATGGGTTGAAGGACATTTCTTCCTGGCAGGCCGCCATCAAAAAACGTGCGGCAGAATTGCCGGAAGGCGCGTGGCTGGTTGGCGGCAGATGGGAAGGCATTATTCATATGCCGACAAAAGAGGAACTCGATTCGGTTGTACCGGATAGGCCTGTTGCCTTGCTTGATCTGGATAGCCATACGCTGTGGGTGAATTCAAAGGTTCTGGAGCTCACCGGTATTACGGCTAAAACCAAAGCACCGGCAGGTGGCGAGATTGTGCGTGACAGCAAGGGGGAGCCAACCGGCGTTTTGAAGGAAAGCGCAATGGGGCTTGTGTTTGACCATGCGGCTTTTGCCAAAACAAAAACCTCCAAAGCTGCTGATTACGAACAGCTTGCGCGCCATTTTAACAGTGTTGGTGTGACAAGTGTTCATGATATGTGGGATAATCTTGGCGAATATGAAGATGCCTGGAAGAATAGCAAAAATACCTTGCGTGTCTGGTTCGGCTTGCTGGATATTGCTGGCGATAGAGAGGTGCGGCGCGCTGATTTTACTGCTCTTGCCGCGCAACAGAAGCGTATCAATAAAGAAGCTGCCGAGCGCGAGGCGCGGGAAGCTGTCGGCCCGAAATTTCGTTTTGGTTATCTGAAATATTTCAGTGATGGTGCATTATCCGGCTATACGGCTGCTTTAAAACAACCCTATGCTGACCGTGAAGATGGCTTTGCGGGGCAGCCGGTACAGACACAGGCGCATTTGAATGCGGTTGTGACAGAGGCAAACCGTGCCGGTTTTCCGGTCGCAATTCATGCCATTGGCGATAAAGGGGTGGATATGGCGCTTGATGCTTTTGCGCAAAGCCCATATCGCGATGGTAAACTTAACCGCATTGAGCATATTGAGGTTGCGTCCAAAGAGATACTCACCCGTTTTGGGCGTGAGGGGGTTGTGGCGGCAATGATGCCGGATCATGCGATGGATGGTGATTTTCAGGAAAAGCGGCTGGGGGAAGCGCGTTTGCCGGATAGCTATGCCTGGCAGGCTATTTTAAGCAATGGTGGCTTGCTTGTTTTTGGCACGGATTGGCCGACAGCAAAAGAAAGCCCGCTGTTGCAGCTTGGTGATGCGGTGTTGCGTATCCGTAATGGTAAAACATGGTATGGTGAAAACGCCCTGACTTTTGATGAGGCGCTTTATGCCTATACGCAAGCGCCGGCGATTGTTGCTGGTTGGGAAAAAGAGCTTGGCAGTATATCTGTTGGCAAATGGGCTGATTTTGTTATTCTGCAAGGCAAGGTACAGGATAACCCGATGACAGATATTCGTGACTGGAAGGTGGACCAGACATGGTTTGCCGGTCAAAAGGTTTTTGACCGTTTGCAGTAA
- a CDS encoding Lytic murein transglycosylase (bhsal06260): MPYFVKKLFPPHTTGRRQFLFIAGAIFAAAGLPGTAHGANSFQTWLNNFQNTAAQAGITAATWKRAVAGITTPDMEVLQKAQTQPEFTDPAWNYFDNRVNEHTVQTGQAHARQWAKWLDAIEKRFGVSRNILLAIWSMETGYGEVMKRDDIMRDAIRSLATLAWGDSKRARYARTQLIAALKILQRGDIDRAHLRGSWAGALGHTQFIPTSYLAYAVDMDGDGRRNIWTSVPDALASAANLLARNGWKNNETWGYEVILPAMARFPADSLTIAQWRQLGLKRANGRPFPAASQKATLKLPDGHSGPVFLVTGNFFTLKRYNNADRYALAVGLLADRIGGYNSPVRDWQRPFTALNHSERQELQQRLAALGLYSGKIDGKTGNETRRAIEAFQRRMKQPVDGYPGREVLNLLQRR, translated from the coding sequence ATGCCCTATTTTGTCAAAAAGCTGTTCCCTCCCCATACCACCGGCAGGCGGCAGTTTCTGTTCATAGCAGGCGCCATATTTGCCGCCGCAGGATTACCCGGCACGGCCCATGGCGCAAACAGTTTTCAAACCTGGCTGAACAATTTTCAAAACACCGCCGCACAGGCCGGAATAACCGCCGCAACATGGAAACGTGCTGTGGCCGGTATCACCACACCGGATATGGAAGTTTTGCAGAAAGCCCAAACCCAGCCGGAATTTACCGACCCTGCCTGGAACTATTTTGACAACCGCGTCAACGAGCATACCGTACAGACTGGTCAGGCCCACGCCAGACAATGGGCAAAATGGCTTGACGCGATTGAAAAACGCTTTGGCGTCAGCCGCAATATCCTGCTTGCCATCTGGTCGATGGAAACCGGCTATGGCGAGGTCATGAAACGCGATGACATCATGCGTGATGCCATCCGCTCGCTGGCCACCCTTGCCTGGGGCGACAGCAAACGCGCCCGCTATGCCCGCACGCAATTGATTGCCGCTTTAAAAATTCTGCAAAGAGGTGATATTGACCGCGCCCATTTGCGCGGCTCATGGGCGGGAGCACTCGGCCATACCCAGTTTATCCCGACAAGTTACCTTGCTTATGCAGTGGATATGGACGGTGACGGCAGACGTAATATCTGGACATCTGTTCCCGACGCTCTGGCAAGTGCAGCCAATCTGCTTGCCCGTAATGGCTGGAAAAACAACGAAACATGGGGCTATGAGGTCATTCTGCCGGCAATGGCCAGGTTTCCGGCCGACTCCTTGACCATTGCCCAATGGCGGCAGCTTGGCCTTAAACGTGCCAATGGCCGCCCCTTCCCTGCCGCTTCCCAGAAAGCCACGCTCAAATTGCCGGATGGCCACAGCGGTCCGGTTTTTCTGGTAACAGGCAATTTCTTTACGCTCAAGCGTTATAACAACGCCGACCGTTACGCCCTGGCTGTCGGCTTGCTGGCCGACAGAATCGGCGGTTACAACAGCCCTGTGCGTGACTGGCAGCGGCCATTTACCGCCCTAAATCATAGCGAACGGCAGGAACTGCAGCAGCGCCTTGCTGCCCTTGGACTGTATAGCGGCAAAATAGATGGCAAAACCGGCAATGAAACCCGCAGGGCAATTGAGGCATTTCAACGCCGCATGAAGCAGCCGGTTGACGGATATCCAGGCAGAGAGGTTCTAAACCTCCTGCAGCGTAGATGA